Within the Mustela lutreola isolate mMusLut2 chromosome 2, mMusLut2.pri, whole genome shotgun sequence genome, the region atcatttaaaaaaaaggggggggggttctgtTTGTTTCTAGCACACTTCCTGTCCCTACACGACCTAAACTTGTATCAAATGCCATCAGGGGTTACTATACCAAATCACCCTCTTCAGTTCTAACACAGAGTTTGGTGTCATATAGAATGAAGCCAATACCTATTTATGGAAGTTTTATTTTGTGTCAAGTATCATTATATCTTACTCAAACAGTTCGGAATAAGTGCTATTATTGTCCTCATTctaataaagacttaaaaaaatgtttatttatttaagagatagcacgaccagggagagggagaagcagggtcccatgagcagggagccccatgcgggcctccatcccaggactctgggagcaagacctgagccgaaggcagatgcttaaccgactgagccacccaggcggcccttattattttcattctatACATGAGGAAATCCAAGTACAGGAGCTGAAGTCCTTGGCGCCGGGTCCGCAAGCCCCCGCCGCAGAGGGGATTTCAGCCAGCAAGCGGCAGAAGTAGGACTCGAACACTCAAACCCTCCGCAAACAAAGCGATGGCAACTCCGGCAACTCCTTTGGTACTGAGCGCGCGTGCACAGGGAGACGGCTTGCGCATGCGCttcggtggtggtggtggtagggggaaccgcagggcctccagcctccagggGGCGCCCGCGGGGTCCCTGCCGCTCTGGCCCGCTCGACCCGCGGAAGCTAGAAATCCCAGAGTTCCGCGAGGCCAAAGCCCTTCCGCCGCGGGAGCCATTGGAGAGCTGCAGGTTAGTGGGGCGTCGGGCGACTGGGATCTGCTGCCATCCGGGCTCCGGGGCCCCTTCGCGGCTCCGGGCTACGGCTGGGCGCCGCGAGCGAACCCGGGGGAGTCGGGACGCAGGGTTCCGGGCGGCGGGGGCCGAGCCCGGACTCAGCCCCACGTCCCTCTCCACTTCCGTCCGCAGCCATGGCTCTGCGCTACCCTATGGCCGTGGGCCTCAACAAGGGCCACAAAGTGACCAAGAACGTGAGCAAGCCGAGGCACAGCCGCCGCCGCGGGGTGAGTGCGGGCGCGCGCCGTCGGCGGGCCGCGTTGGCGGGAGGAGGGCACGGCCCCGGCGACGGGGAGAGCGGCGGGGGACGCAGGGCTCGCCCCGGCCGAGGGCGGACACCCCTGGGAATCGCCCACGCGGGGAACGGTCGGCGGGGCGCGCCCGGACGCAGGGGCGAGGCCGGCCGCGGGAGGAGGCGCGGGAGGGCGGGCGCACGGGACCGAGGACCGCGGGCGGCCCCGGCTCTGAGCGCCGCCCGCCCCGCAGCGCCTCACCAAGCACACCAAGTTCGTGCGGGACATGATCCGAGAGGTGTGCGGCTTCGCCCCCTACGAGCGGCGGGCCATGGAGCTGCTCAAGGTGTCCAAGGACAAGCGCGCCCTCAAGTTCATCAAGAAAAGGGTAGGTGCGGGGTCGCGGCCCGGGCCGGGGCTCGGGGTCCCGGGGCCCCGACTCCCCGACTGAGCGCGCTCCCTGCCCCGCAGGTGGGGACGCACATCCGCGCCAAGAGGAAGCGAGAGGAGCTGAGCAACGTCCTCGCCGCCATGAGGAAAGCGGCGGCCAAGAAGGACTGAGCCCCCCGCCCGTCTGTAATAAAGCGTTTTTGGAACTCGGGGTGTCGTGCTGGTGTGCGGAAGGCGGGGGAGTCCTCGCGGcgcactggggaggggcaggcgcCGGAGGGCACAGAACAAGCAGGCGAGCAGTCCTGGGAAGGCGGTTTAATCATAATTAAATAGTTCGTCATCCGTGCGGGGCGCCGTGATTTAGCCGTTGCTGTGGCCCTTCCTCGGGCCTCTGCCGCCTCTCCGGAGGGCTCAGCGGCCCGGGCTCCTGGTCCAGTGCCTGCTTGGCCCAAACGGGCCTGTCCGTGTCAGTGAGCCCAGGCGCCGTCACCGCTCCACGGCCAGGGCCTCCGGCTGCTCCTCAGGGAAGGCGATGGTGAAGATCTCTCGGTAGTGCTCCACGAAGTGCACCTCCAGGCCCTCCGTGATGAAGGCAGCCAGGTCGTAGAAGTCCTTCTTGTTCTCCGCCGGCAGGACGATGCACGTCACACCAGCTCGCTTTGCCTgggagggagagccagagggcGAATGGAAGGGCTGTGCCCCGTGGGCCTCCCCTTCACACAGGCCTCACAGCGGAGAACTCGGAAGCCCAGCACCATCCCTGGCCTCCGTTCCAGCAGCCTGCCCCCGCAGAACCCCCGGGTTTAATCGATGGCAGTAACCAGAGCCGGTTAAGCGTTTTGGCAGCTACAAGTACACAGGATCTGAACACGAAGTGCATTAAAGCGAGGTGCAGCCTGAGCGAGCACCTGTGAGCTCTGGATGCTGGTCTGTGTTCAGCCCACAGGCCACCAGCCCCAATTTCACCCTGCCTGACTACCCCCTGGGGGACAATGGTTCCCACTGGCCACCTGGCACCACCCAGGGACAGCGAATGCAGCCTTATTTCCTTTTCCACTTCGCAAATGGGTAAAGCACGATGTATACAGCCTCTGAAGTCCCCAGACGTGAACTCTGCCTAGTGGGTTGGTCAAGGGACAGATGGGGGCGTCCAGGTTTCAGGAGTTCGGGATCACGGGTTAGATGCAAGGACAGGAGTCCCAGCACAGGACTAACTGGCCAACACAAGGCCTCTCACACTCCCAGCCAGACTCTcctgctttttctgcttctgccATCCTTGGTGCTTGGCTGAGGAAGCAGGAAGCCCTGCTAGCTTGAGAGCAGCCAAGATGGGAAATCTTGGAGAGACAAAGGACCGCTGCAGAGCGGAACAGCTGGGCACTCCACTCAACACGGACCCAAACCCTAGTCTGTAAGGGGCTGGtaccctccccacctgcctgagGCCTACACCAACTCTGCAAGGACAGAGTGTCTCCTGGGGGCCCTCTAGTCTAGACCCATCCCGGGGCAGAGGGGGTGAGACTCACCGCAATCGTCTTCTCCTTGATGCCACCCACCGGCAGGATCTTCCCAGTGAGGGACACCTCGCCCGTCATGGCCAGGTTTGGCCGCACAGGCCGGTCCATGGCCAGGGAGAGCAGGGCCGTGACGATGGTGCAGCCGGCGCTCGGGCCATCCTTGGGGGTCGCACCCTGGTGGGGAGATGCGGGTGGGCAGGCTGGATGAGAGGTGGGCACAGCCCGGGGCAGGGGACCAGGGACCAGGCTGCCAGGCGTGTCCTCACCTCAGGCACGTGCAGGTGGATGTGGGAGGTCACCAGGTAATCGTTGCTGGGCTCGTGCTGCATCAGGAAGGCCCTGGCGAAGGTGTAGGCGATGCGAGCGCTCTCCTTCATCACGTCCCCCAGCTGGCCTGTCACCTCCAGGCTTCCATCCTTGTCCCCCTTACCATCCTTGTCGCGGGGCCGCCGAGGGGACGTCTCCACAAACAGCGTGGAGCCTCCTGGGaaccagcaggcagaggctgggaaCCCTaggacccctcccccagccttcaCAGTGGGGTGCCTAGGGAACACCCCAAGTGCTCCTCTGCGCCCTCTCCCTGGCTTGATGCCCGCCTGCCTCTCCACAGTGCAGCACTGCCCCTGGGGCGGCTGCTGCCCTCTGCT harbors:
- the RPL36 gene encoding large ribosomal subunit protein eL36 codes for the protein MALRYPMAVGLNKGHKVTKNVSKPRHSRRRGRLTKHTKFVRDMIREVCGFAPYERRAMELLKVSKDKRALKFIKKRVGTHIRAKRKREELSNVLAAMRKAAAKKD